A genomic stretch from Streptomyces sp. QL37 includes:
- a CDS encoding ATP-grasp domain-containing protein, which produces MNAPQGPRPVVAIVDAYSTASHLAPLFRAQGFDCVHVQSLERPPAAFASSFRPDDFSATVVHTGDTARTLAALAPYAPVALLPGAEIGVELADVLSEALGLRTNGTTLSNARRDKFHMVETVKAAGVPAADQILATDLDALLDWYGDTGRTVVLKPVRSALNDGVSFCGTRDAVRASFEALVGAESALGLRNDAVVAQEYLVGAEYYVNTVSLDGEHYVCDVWKTQHLGVNGVRDLLGGSSLMVRRGPEQDLLTEYAFSVLDALGIRNGPAHTELKLTPEGPRLVETGARVCGAMLPVLTGAAIGESQLEWTVRAYTDPEAFEALRHTDYEVARHATCVNMVAPDGGKLLDYPKMAELRALESFHDVLLKVRPGEELSRTVNDITYPMLVHLLHEVEGVVVHDYMTARYLDGEGFYDVV; this is translated from the coding sequence GTGAACGCCCCTCAAGGCCCCCGTCCGGTCGTCGCGATAGTCGACGCCTACTCCACCGCCAGCCATCTGGCACCGCTGTTCCGCGCCCAGGGATTCGACTGCGTGCACGTACAGAGCCTGGAGCGGCCGCCGGCCGCCTTCGCCTCATCCTTCCGGCCCGACGACTTCTCCGCGACCGTCGTGCACACCGGCGACACGGCCCGGACCCTGGCCGCCCTCGCGCCGTACGCCCCCGTAGCCCTGCTGCCCGGTGCGGAGATCGGGGTCGAGCTGGCCGACGTCCTCAGTGAGGCGCTGGGGCTGCGGACCAACGGCACCACGCTCAGCAACGCCCGCCGGGACAAGTTCCACATGGTGGAGACCGTCAAGGCCGCCGGGGTCCCGGCCGCCGACCAGATCCTGGCCACCGACCTGGACGCGCTGCTGGACTGGTACGGCGACACCGGGCGGACCGTCGTCCTCAAGCCGGTCCGCAGCGCGCTGAACGACGGGGTGTCCTTCTGCGGCACCCGCGACGCCGTAAGGGCGTCCTTCGAGGCGCTCGTCGGCGCCGAGAGCGCGCTCGGGCTGCGCAACGACGCCGTGGTCGCCCAGGAGTACCTCGTGGGGGCCGAGTACTACGTCAACACGGTCAGCCTGGACGGCGAGCACTACGTGTGCGACGTGTGGAAGACGCAGCACCTCGGCGTGAACGGCGTCCGCGACCTGCTCGGCGGGTCGTCCCTGATGGTGCGCCGCGGCCCGGAGCAGGATCTGCTGACGGAGTACGCCTTCTCGGTGCTGGACGCGCTCGGCATCCGCAACGGCCCGGCCCACACCGAGCTGAAGCTGACCCCCGAGGGCCCCCGGCTGGTCGAGACCGGCGCCCGGGTCTGCGGGGCCATGCTCCCGGTGCTGACCGGTGCGGCGATCGGCGAGAGCCAGCTCGAGTGGACGGTGCGGGCGTACACGGACCCCGAGGCGTTCGAGGCCCTCCGGCACACCGACTACGAGGTCGCCCGGCACGCCACCTGCGTCAACATGGTCGCGCCCGACGGGGGCAAGCTCCTCGACTACCCGAAGATGGCGGAGCTGCGGGCGCTGGAGAGCTTCCACGACGTCCTGTTGAAGGTACGGCCCGGCGAAGAGTTGTCCCGCACGGTGAACGACATCACCTACCCGATGCTCGTACACCTCCTGCACGAGGTGGAAGGCGTCGTCGTCCACGATTACATGACGGCGCGCTACCTCGACGGGGAGGGCTTCTACGATGTCGTCTGA
- a CDS encoding deoxycytidine triphosphate deaminase, with product MILSGPEILAETRAGRIHIDDFTPERLEPNSYGFRLAEEILWYEQDVIDCFEPPKPAQATIGPEGMILEPGRLYLGGTMEAMGSPHYAATLYACRSTSTLGIWIQFSAPLGHSGAMFPWTLEMKVAHPVRVYAGMVIGKLAFWSMQGEPIGYDGKYTDSTSAVASRLSLDFHVTD from the coding sequence GTGATCCTGAGCGGGCCGGAGATCCTGGCCGAGACGCGGGCCGGACGGATCCACATCGACGACTTCACCCCGGAGCGCCTGGAGCCGAACAGCTACGGCTTCCGGCTCGCCGAGGAGATCCTCTGGTATGAGCAGGACGTGATCGACTGCTTCGAGCCGCCGAAGCCCGCGCAGGCGACGATCGGCCCCGAGGGCATGATCCTCGAACCCGGGCGCCTCTATCTCGGCGGCACCATGGAGGCCATGGGCAGCCCGCACTACGCGGCCACCCTGTACGCCTGCCGGTCCACCTCGACCCTCGGCATCTGGATCCAGTTCTCCGCCCCGCTCGGGCACAGCGGGGCAATGTTCCCGTGGACGCTGGAGATGAAGGTCGCCCACCCGGTGCGGGTCTATGCCGGGATGGTCATCGGCAAGCTCGCCTTCTGGTCGATGCAGGGCGAACCCATCGGCTACGACGGCAAGTACACGGACTCCACCTCCGCCGTGGCCTCCCGTCTGAGTCTGGACTTCCATGTCACAGACTGA
- a CDS encoding cation:proton antiporter, producing MSQTELFRVLAAIALLLVAAHAMGRLFARFRQPPVIGEILGGLLLGPTVLGQLLPRAEAWLFPSEGPVAFGPSLVYQLGMLLLMFTAGAEMRTVFSRRDGRSVALIALAGMAVPFAIGLLAVRAIDIGSLLGPADDVTALTLILTCAIAVTSIPVISRIMLDLGIIRTRFARTVLSVAVVEDVILNVIISVALGMVAGSKEPGFGLAHALGVTSAGASAAYHSVASVAFFGLMALVAVVIRRRPWAGTAPKQPGGGTAGGRLDTVAVRMAVLLAVSASCVFLGVAPMFGAFVVGLLSGLTARSPQSDSLGQVRGFAAGFFVPVYFATVGLKLDLVHSFDLWFTAGFILLACAAKALSAYAGARLAKRPKPESLDLAVALNARGGPGIVLATVSFDAGIVNASFFTTLVLTAIVTSQIAGWWLERAVSRGAFVTDEAFAPRQQDESASVLVKAEGG from the coding sequence ATGTCACAGACTGAACTGTTCCGGGTCCTGGCCGCCATCGCCCTGCTGCTGGTGGCGGCGCACGCCATGGGACGGCTCTTCGCCCGCTTCCGGCAGCCTCCGGTGATCGGGGAGATCCTCGGTGGGCTGCTGCTGGGGCCGACGGTGCTGGGCCAGCTGCTGCCCCGGGCGGAGGCCTGGCTGTTCCCCTCCGAGGGCCCGGTGGCCTTCGGTCCGTCGCTGGTCTACCAGCTCGGGATGCTCCTGCTGATGTTCACGGCGGGCGCGGAGATGCGTACGGTCTTCTCCCGGCGGGACGGCCGGTCCGTCGCACTGATCGCGCTGGCCGGGATGGCGGTGCCCTTCGCGATCGGCCTGCTGGCCGTGCGGGCGATCGACATCGGGAGCCTCCTGGGGCCCGCGGACGACGTGACGGCGCTGACCCTGATCCTGACCTGCGCGATCGCCGTGACCAGCATCCCGGTGATCTCCCGGATCATGCTCGATCTCGGCATCATCCGGACCCGGTTCGCCCGGACCGTGCTGTCGGTCGCGGTGGTCGAGGACGTGATCCTGAACGTCATCATCTCCGTGGCGCTCGGCATGGTCGCGGGCAGCAAGGAGCCCGGCTTCGGTCTCGCCCACGCCCTGGGCGTCACCTCGGCCGGCGCGTCCGCCGCCTACCACTCGGTGGCGTCGGTGGCCTTCTTCGGGCTGATGGCGCTGGTGGCCGTGGTGATACGCCGGCGGCCGTGGGCAGGGACCGCGCCGAAACAGCCCGGCGGAGGTACGGCGGGCGGACGTCTGGACACGGTCGCCGTGCGGATGGCCGTACTCCTGGCGGTGTCGGCGAGTTGCGTGTTCCTGGGCGTCGCCCCCATGTTCGGCGCGTTCGTCGTGGGCCTGCTCTCCGGCCTGACGGCGCGGAGCCCGCAGAGCGACTCCCTGGGCCAGGTACGCGGGTTCGCCGCCGGCTTCTTCGTCCCCGTCTACTTCGCGACGGTTGGCCTCAAGCTGGACCTGGTGCACTCCTTCGACCTGTGGTTCACCGCGGGTTTCATCCTGCTGGCCTGTGCGGCGAAGGCCCTCAGCGCCTACGCCGGGGCCCGGCTCGCGAAACGGCCGAAGCCCGAATCGCTCGATCTCGCGGTCGCCCTGAACGCCCGGGGCGGGCCCGGCATCGTCCTGGCCACGGTCTCCTTCGACGCGGGCATCGTCAACGCCTCGTTCTTCACCACCCTGGTGCTCACCGCGATCGTCACCTCGCAGATCGCGGGCTGGTGGCTCGAACGGGCCGTCTCCCGTGGGGCGTTCGTCACGGACGAGGCGTTCGCACCTCGGCAGCAGGACGAGAGTGCCAGTGTGCTGGTGAAGGCCGAGGGCGGCTGA
- a CDS encoding phosphodiesterase, whose amino-acid sequence MTVLAHLSDLHLDGTEETADRARRAVSHLTGLPGTVDATLVTGDITDRGRAAEYRQARDVLAPLYERGPVLLCPGNHDSRPEYRQVLLGGSGTAPVNEVRAVGPDGARVLMCDSSVPGRPEGLLEPETLEWLDDTLAAAPGRPAFVAFHHPPAPLGLPYIDRIGLHGPDALAKVLARHPQVVAVLCGHAHTAAATTFAGRPLLCAPGIVSSALMPWEQGPDSSWKTHAAPPSLVFHLYEEGRLTSHVRVV is encoded by the coding sequence GTGACGGTCCTGGCCCACCTCAGCGACCTGCACCTGGACGGCACCGAGGAGACCGCCGACCGCGCCCGCCGGGCCGTCTCCCACCTCACCGGGCTGCCCGGCACGGTCGACGCCACGCTGGTCACCGGGGACATCACCGACCGGGGCAGGGCGGCGGAGTACCGGCAGGCGCGCGATGTCCTCGCCCCGCTGTACGAGCGCGGCCCCGTGCTGCTCTGCCCCGGCAACCACGACTCCCGCCCGGAGTACCGGCAGGTGCTGCTCGGCGGGAGCGGCACGGCTCCGGTCAACGAGGTCCGGGCCGTCGGACCGGACGGGGCCCGGGTCCTGATGTGCGACTCGTCGGTGCCCGGCCGGCCGGAGGGCCTACTGGAACCGGAGACGCTGGAGTGGCTGGACGACACGCTCGCCGCCGCCCCCGGCCGTCCGGCCTTCGTCGCCTTCCACCACCCGCCCGCGCCGCTCGGCCTGCCGTACATCGACCGCATCGGGCTGCACGGACCGGACGCCCTGGCGAAGGTCCTGGCACGTCACCCGCAGGTGGTCGCCGTGCTCTGCGGCCACGCGCACACGGCGGCGGCGACCACCTTCGCCGGCCGCCCGCTGCTCTGCGCCCCAGGCATCGTGTCGTCCGCGCTCATGCCCTGGGAACAGGGCCCGGACTCCTCCTGGAAGACCCACGCCGCGCCGCCCTCGCTCGTCTTCCACCTCTACGAGGAGGGAAGACTGACGAGCCATGTCCGCGTGGTGTGA
- a CDS encoding alkaline phosphatase family protein encodes MTVYWVVWDAGAHWVVDRLEREGALPSVTRMRQRGVFAAARPARPNCQTPPSLATLFTGTWPAEHQVTGFTVPGAGDGLASHVSGFAPGFPAAPPVWEAMSENDLTSALVHAPWVFGADGRVGPHVDSAVEAYSDRLTRPARLVLDRGRETHRWDIGPYEVAVRAEEGPDASQQVRVTGHEEQLLLVPGAPWRPFGLDRYNGTWVRCVRVDGRLVVVHTGIWRTRTGGRNAKSLHRLAQCPPFAGEGVGPLYRRAAFGPRLAEGGDGSAEEFFLSSVECVARSFGAAADAVLETHDADLVVVYLPMTDDVGHEFLGWCDERSAAHRPDIAERIWSYVRRCYVWSDAILGQVLDGAREEDTVVLGADHGMVGSNRLVHLNDQLVRAGLAASAAGGGLDVDSSQVFYHPANNGSLWVSGTAAGDPVRLRHLMARACAVLSSITDPETGDPVVTAFLGPDGRPLTGTQPDSEVVYVALRDDYQPSAELLGEGPVVRRAPKPGAHVVNTGDSRLHAVHAAVGPGIAPGTPAEPVDNTFPAALVLGGLGLGPSAETLYRTVPFAPTHER; translated from the coding sequence ATGACCGTCTACTGGGTGGTCTGGGACGCCGGGGCCCACTGGGTCGTGGACCGGCTGGAGCGTGAGGGCGCGCTGCCGTCCGTGACCCGGATGCGGCAGCGCGGTGTCTTCGCCGCGGCACGGCCGGCCCGCCCCAACTGCCAGACCCCGCCGTCCCTGGCCACACTGTTCACCGGCACCTGGCCGGCCGAGCATCAGGTCACCGGATTCACCGTGCCGGGCGCCGGGGACGGCCTCGCCAGCCATGTCAGCGGATTCGCGCCGGGCTTCCCGGCCGCGCCGCCGGTGTGGGAGGCGATGTCCGAGAACGATCTGACGAGCGCGCTCGTCCACGCTCCCTGGGTCTTCGGCGCCGACGGCCGGGTCGGGCCGCACGTGGACAGCGCGGTGGAGGCCTACAGCGACCGGCTGACCCGGCCCGCACGGCTCGTCCTGGACCGCGGCCGGGAGACACACCGCTGGGACATCGGCCCGTACGAGGTGGCGGTCCGGGCCGAGGAGGGCCCGGACGCGTCGCAGCAGGTGCGGGTGACCGGGCACGAGGAGCAGCTGCTCCTCGTGCCCGGAGCGCCGTGGCGGCCGTTCGGGCTGGACCGCTACAACGGGACCTGGGTGCGGTGCGTCCGGGTGGACGGCCGGCTCGTGGTGGTGCACACGGGGATCTGGCGGACACGGACCGGCGGGCGCAACGCGAAGAGTCTGCACCGCCTCGCGCAGTGCCCCCCGTTCGCGGGCGAGGGCGTCGGGCCGCTCTACCGCCGGGCGGCGTTCGGGCCCCGGCTGGCCGAGGGCGGGGACGGCTCCGCCGAGGAGTTCTTCCTCTCCTCGGTGGAATGCGTCGCCCGTTCGTTCGGGGCCGCGGCCGATGCGGTGCTGGAGACGCACGACGCGGACCTGGTGGTCGTCTACCTGCCGATGACCGACGACGTGGGCCACGAGTTCCTGGGCTGGTGCGACGAGCGCAGCGCGGCGCACCGCCCCGACATCGCCGAGCGCATATGGTCGTACGTCCGGCGCTGCTACGTGTGGTCGGACGCCATCCTGGGGCAGGTGCTCGACGGGGCCCGCGAGGAGGACACCGTGGTCCTGGGGGCCGACCACGGCATGGTCGGCAGCAACCGTCTGGTGCACCTCAACGACCAGCTCGTGCGGGCGGGACTGGCCGCGTCCGCCGCCGGCGGCGGACTGGACGTGGACAGTTCCCAGGTCTTCTACCACCCGGCGAACAACGGCTCCCTGTGGGTCTCCGGGACCGCCGCCGGCGATCCCGTGCGGCTCCGCCACCTCATGGCGCGGGCGTGTGCGGTGCTCTCCTCGATCACCGACCCGGAGACGGGCGATCCGGTGGTGACCGCCTTCCTCGGCCCCGACGGCCGGCCGCTCACCGGCACACAGCCGGACAGCGAGGTGGTCTACGTGGCCCTCAGGGACGACTACCAGCCGAGCGCCGAGCTGCTGGGTGAGGGCCCGGTGGTCCGGCGGGCCCCCAAACCCGGGGCCCATGTGGTCAACACCGGTGACAGCAGGCTCCACGCGGTCCACGCGGCGGTCGGCCCGGGGATCGCGCCCGGTACCCCGGCGGAACCCGTCGACAACACCTTCCCGGCCGCACTGGTGCTCGGCGGGCTGGGCCTGGGGCCCTCCGCCGAAACCCTCTACCGCACCGTCCCGTTCGCACCGACACACGAGAGGTGA
- a CDS encoding HAD hydrolase-like protein, which translates to MPGTPVRGVLLDLEGTLYARGAVIDGAARAVDALRDLGVGLRFLTNTDSKPAERIRRELEGYGLTVASDELFTPVVAAAGLLTAAGARTYPLVSRELREVLPTLAGEPPYSHVLIGDCRDTLDYAALDGAFRAVRGGARLIALQTGRYFKRADGDHLDTGAVVAAVTYASGAEARVLGKPSADFFALAAGSLDVPAAECVVVGDDATTDIAGGRAAGFRTVQVRTGKYEDQRAEGLTGQASAELGSVTELPRLLREWGVA; encoded by the coding sequence ATGCCGGGCACCCCCGTGCGTGGCGTACTGCTCGACCTGGAGGGCACGCTCTACGCCCGGGGTGCGGTGATCGACGGGGCGGCCCGGGCGGTGGACGCACTGCGGGACCTGGGGGTGGGGCTGCGTTTCCTGACCAACACCGACTCCAAACCTGCGGAGCGGATCCGGCGGGAGCTGGAGGGATACGGCCTGACGGTGGCGTCCGACGAGCTGTTCACCCCTGTCGTGGCGGCGGCCGGGCTGCTGACGGCGGCCGGTGCCCGCACCTATCCGCTCGTGTCGCGGGAGCTGCGCGAGGTGCTGCCCACCCTGGCCGGGGAACCGCCGTACAGCCACGTGCTGATCGGCGACTGCCGGGACACGCTGGACTACGCCGCACTGGACGGGGCCTTCCGGGCCGTACGGGGCGGAGCCCGGCTGATCGCCCTGCAGACCGGCCGCTACTTCAAACGGGCCGACGGCGACCACCTGGACACCGGTGCGGTGGTCGCGGCCGTCACGTACGCCTCCGGGGCCGAGGCCAGGGTGCTGGGGAAACCCTCTGCCGACTTCTTCGCACTCGCGGCCGGCTCCCTGGACGTGCCGGCCGCGGAGTGCGTCGTGGTCGGTGACGACGCCACGACCGACATCGCGGGCGGCCGGGCCGCCGGCTTCCGCACCGTCCAGGTCCGCACCGGCAAGTACGAGGACCAGCGGGCGGAGGGGCTGACGGGGCAGGCCTCCGCCGAGCTGGGCTCCGTGACCGAGCTGCCGCGGCTCCTGCGGGAGTGGGGCGTTGCATGA
- a CDS encoding glycosyltransferase family A protein → MPRVKVSVIVPVYNTGKYVDECAPSLLGQSLPADEYEVIYVDDGSTDDTLARLEKLAAGHGHVHVHTQPNSGWPGAPRNLGMKHAKGEYVQFVDHDDKLGPEALERLYEHATRNRADVVIGKMSSTMVRPRRLFRHTLDSCTIENDELMQSMSPHKMFRRAFVEQHGLRFPEGPWIMEDLAFVTAAYLKAERISVLADYPCYYWLKRDDGGNNTRHRFNPRHGFWPNLRTVIGQIKDGTGPSDDVDALQNRLLHRLYHVEVLSRAREPEILREDPAEQRQRFDTARAVALEEFPAAVRRGLPAVSGVRAELLERGDFAGAVAFAEHVRTVTARSGIGAPYWQDGCLVADVTLELLRGDGEPLVLTERDGKWWLDPELLTGVPGTEDGWEVRDPLRMAYAELVVKDRDREDWWYPDGDLEVRLQPLGKGRSRLLASGRLRLDPQGLAGGRRIERGIYDVWAFVHLLGIDRMVRVTGKGVPSGGPAAGPALAGGRLALPYWTTGVGQLALDMDQRLRRFGPDTAGAAAANAARGGRSLPLPYVVAGPGDPARVKVTVSALTVTAEVVPATDGPTALLRLPARLKLPDGRHPVTLPKADAPVAYAVVRGGTLLRLEGPAYEAGAGRRILDTVADNGQVRRVRRRLGRSR, encoded by the coding sequence ATGCCGAGAGTCAAGGTCAGCGTGATCGTCCCCGTGTACAACACCGGGAAATACGTCGACGAGTGCGCCCCGTCGCTGCTCGGCCAGAGCCTTCCGGCCGACGAGTACGAGGTCATCTACGTGGACGACGGGTCCACGGACGACACCTTGGCACGGCTGGAGAAACTGGCCGCCGGGCACGGCCACGTCCACGTGCACACGCAGCCCAACTCCGGCTGGCCGGGCGCTCCGCGCAACCTCGGCATGAAGCACGCCAAGGGCGAGTACGTGCAGTTCGTCGACCACGACGACAAGCTCGGGCCCGAGGCCCTGGAGCGGCTCTACGAGCACGCGACGCGTAACCGGGCCGACGTGGTGATCGGCAAGATGTCGAGCACGATGGTGCGGCCCCGGCGGCTGTTCCGGCACACGCTGGACAGCTGCACGATCGAGAACGACGAGCTCATGCAGAGCATGTCACCGCACAAGATGTTCCGGCGGGCCTTCGTCGAGCAGCACGGGCTGCGCTTCCCCGAGGGCCCCTGGATCATGGAGGACCTGGCCTTCGTCACCGCCGCCTACCTGAAGGCGGAGCGGATCTCGGTCCTGGCCGACTACCCCTGCTACTACTGGTTGAAGCGGGACGACGGCGGGAACAACACCCGCCACCGGTTCAATCCGCGGCACGGGTTCTGGCCCAATCTCCGTACCGTCATCGGGCAGATCAAGGACGGCACCGGCCCTTCCGACGACGTCGACGCCTTGCAGAACCGTCTCCTCCACCGGCTGTACCACGTCGAGGTCCTCTCCAGGGCCCGCGAGCCCGAGATCCTGCGTGAGGACCCGGCCGAGCAGCGCCAGCGGTTCGACACGGCCCGCGCGGTGGCGCTGGAGGAGTTCCCGGCCGCGGTTCGGCGTGGGCTGCCCGCCGTGAGCGGGGTACGGGCCGAACTGCTGGAACGCGGCGACTTCGCCGGGGCGGTCGCGTTCGCGGAGCACGTCCGCACCGTGACGGCCCGCAGCGGGATCGGCGCACCGTACTGGCAGGACGGCTGCCTCGTCGCCGACGTCACGCTGGAACTGCTGCGCGGCGACGGTGAGCCGCTGGTCCTGACCGAGCGCGACGGGAAGTGGTGGCTCGACCCGGAGCTGCTGACCGGCGTACCGGGAACGGAGGACGGATGGGAGGTCCGCGACCCGCTCCGGATGGCGTACGCGGAGCTGGTCGTCAAGGACCGCGACCGGGAGGACTGGTGGTACCCGGACGGCGACCTGGAGGTCCGGCTCCAGCCCCTGGGGAAGGGCAGGTCCCGGCTCCTCGCCTCCGGACGGCTCCGCCTCGACCCGCAGGGACTGGCCGGCGGACGGCGGATCGAGCGCGGGATCTACGACGTGTGGGCGTTCGTCCACCTGCTGGGCATCGACCGGATGGTCCGGGTGACCGGCAAGGGCGTCCCGAGCGGCGGTCCGGCCGCGGGCCCGGCGCTGGCCGGCGGCCGGCTCGCCCTCCCGTACTGGACCACCGGTGTCGGCCAGCTCGCCCTCGACATGGACCAGCGCCTGCGCAGGTTCGGCCCCGACACGGCCGGTGCCGCCGCCGCGAACGCCGCGCGCGGCGGGCGGTCGCTCCCGCTGCCGTACGTGGTGGCGGGCCCCGGAGACCCGGCCCGCGTCAAGGTCACCGTGTCCGCCCTGACGGTCACCGCCGAAGTGGTCCCCGCGACCGACGGGCCGACGGCGCTGCTGCGCCTCCCCGCCCGTCTGAAGCTCCCCGACGGACGCCACCCGGTCACCCTGCCGAAGGCGGACGCGCCGGTCGCGTACGCCGTGGTCCGCGGCGGCACCCTGCTCCGGCTGGAGGGCCCGGCGTACGAGGCCGGCGCCGGACGCAGGATCCTCGACACGGTCGCCGACAACGGCCAGGTCCGGCGCGTGCGGCGACGGCTGGGCCGCTCGCGCTGA
- a CDS encoding SRPBCC family protein has translation MPTVQAETLIQDRTPEQVWTLVKDGSLVTSRARHVVSVRPLAARERTFRTSEWTVLLNGSEVTWTQREATGPGLRLWFEQTTGDLESLSGEWSLAPDTAGTRVSLGLTYALGVDGLAPLLDPIWSQSFRAHADELLRALTACAARQRATRA, from the coding sequence ATGCCCACGGTTCAGGCGGAGACGCTGATCCAGGACCGGACCCCGGAGCAGGTCTGGACGCTGGTCAAGGACGGTTCCCTGGTGACGTCCCGGGCCCGGCACGTGGTGTCCGTACGGCCCCTGGCCGCGCGGGAGCGGACGTTCCGCACGAGCGAGTGGACCGTGCTGCTCAACGGCAGCGAGGTGACCTGGACCCAGCGCGAGGCCACGGGCCCCGGGTTGCGGCTGTGGTTCGAACAGACCACGGGCGACCTGGAGAGCCTGTCGGGCGAGTGGTCGCTGGCCCCGGACACCGCCGGCACCCGGGTGTCTCTCGGTCTCACCTACGCCCTGGGGGTCGACGGCCTGGCACCGCTGCTCGACCCCATCTGGTCACAGTCCTTCCGCGCCCACGCCGACGAACTGCTGCGCGCCCTCACGGCCTGCGCCGCCCGACAGAGAGCGACCCGAGCATGA
- a CDS encoding DUF6001 family protein, which produces MPSRFPHVLSPDELTARRHSQVTAFLADRDLDPEWLSGLMRQQVGDGLLLLTSSPVHGLANPTSDLDFIRIQREAIDGPRISTKIFEQGHHLEVVSFSEAELASNLGELDRLAALPAERTVAGFRAWDKKREPRRKQTERIVNGITLDGTAPYLGALPSLSRIWCRAALHTAVEQVVHTTLAERAGETRGRVGYAYNVLLHLMDALLSHQGDVYTTRKWYVLRWTRLMAEGGRDDDHLRSVALRLEELRKDVHTFLGPSMAGEPLAAPFTDMVLAAVRATGTGGGVTVEVEPTGGVHGFLPGAAIALGTGGGVVLPGDGATDLPFTGAPVALDEPAGLGAHAAATLLRALRAGAARLRIGYLGEEAGR; this is translated from the coding sequence ATGCCGTCCCGCTTTCCCCATGTCCTGTCCCCCGACGAGCTGACGGCCCGCCGTCACTCCCAGGTGACCGCCTTCCTGGCCGACCGTGACCTGGATCCGGAGTGGCTGTCCGGGCTGATGCGTCAGCAGGTCGGCGACGGGCTGCTGCTGCTGACGAGTTCACCCGTGCACGGACTGGCCAACCCCACCAGTGACCTGGACTTCATCCGGATCCAGCGGGAGGCCATCGACGGCCCCCGGATATCCACCAAGATCTTCGAGCAGGGCCACCACCTGGAGGTCGTGTCCTTCAGCGAGGCCGAACTCGCCTCGAACCTCGGCGAACTGGACCGGCTCGCCGCCCTCCCGGCCGAGCGGACCGTGGCCGGCTTCCGCGCCTGGGACAAGAAGCGCGAGCCACGCCGTAAGCAGACGGAGCGCATCGTCAACGGCATCACGCTGGACGGCACGGCTCCGTATCTGGGGGCGCTGCCCTCCCTCAGCCGCATCTGGTGCCGGGCCGCCCTGCACACCGCGGTCGAGCAGGTCGTGCACACCACGCTGGCCGAGCGGGCCGGCGAGACACGCGGCCGGGTGGGCTACGCCTACAACGTGCTGCTGCACCTGATGGACGCGCTGCTCTCGCACCAGGGAGACGTCTACACCACCCGTAAGTGGTATGTGCTGCGCTGGACGAGGCTGATGGCCGAAGGCGGCCGGGACGACGACCACCTCCGCTCCGTCGCCCTGCGTCTGGAGGAGCTCCGCAAGGACGTCCACACCTTCCTCGGCCCGTCGATGGCCGGTGAGCCGCTGGCCGCACCGTTCACGGACATGGTCCTGGCCGCCGTACGCGCCACCGGGACGGGCGGTGGCGTCACGGTGGAGGTGGAGCCCACCGGCGGCGTGCACGGCTTCCTGCCCGGTGCCGCGATCGCCCTGGGAACGGGCGGCGGGGTGGTGCTCCCAGGGGACGGAGCCACGGACCTGCCGTTCACCGGCGCCCCGGTGGCTCTGGACGAGCCGGCAGGGCTCGGCGCGCACGCGGCCGCGACCCTGCTGAGGGCCCTGCGGGCGGGCGCGGCCCGGCTGCGGATCGGCTACCTCGGTGAGGAGGCCGGGCGATGA
- a CDS encoding DUF6031 family protein, protein MTAHTAADRGDSQMTENRGRASHTRGAEELTAFPSVRAGHVMAGPQAVEAWVQAAWLMLAEGRAYVEDLEGGTEQPQMQQAAKLRFLEQLLDIDQRLAGRAPVDDGHCLALALEYGMREVADASGPELAAVFGLHEEFGGGACAVDEIYVLWERLLDGFPGELPDRLVAEGQRDMLRTLRVWAELARAAGLDIGFLAPLMKAA, encoded by the coding sequence ATGACCGCACACACAGCAGCAGACAGGGGTGACTCGCAGATGACCGAGAACCGCGGCCGGGCGTCGCACACACGCGGTGCCGAGGAGCTCACCGCCTTCCCCTCAGTGCGGGCCGGGCACGTCATGGCGGGGCCGCAGGCCGTCGAGGCCTGGGTGCAGGCCGCCTGGCTGATGCTGGCGGAGGGACGGGCGTACGTCGAGGACCTCGAAGGGGGCACCGAGCAGCCGCAGATGCAGCAGGCCGCGAAGCTCCGCTTCCTGGAGCAGCTGCTCGACATCGACCAGCGTCTGGCGGGGCGGGCCCCCGTGGACGACGGGCACTGCCTGGCCCTGGCGCTGGAGTACGGGATGCGTGAGGTGGCCGACGCGAGCGGCCCCGAACTGGCCGCCGTCTTCGGCCTGCACGAGGAGTTCGGCGGCGGAGCGTGCGCCGTGGACGAGATCTACGTGCTGTGGGAGCGGCTGCTGGACGGCTTCCCGGGCGAGCTGCCCGACCGGCTGGTCGCCGAGGGGCAGCGGGACATGCTGCGGACCCTGCGGGTCTGGGCGGAGCTCGCCCGCGCGGCGGGCCTCGACATCGGGTTCCTCGCCCCGCTCATGAAAGCCGCTTAG